One genomic window of Halolamina sediminis includes the following:
- a CDS encoding sugar transferase, which translates to MNGGWRYRVRSALGVAVITAIAVSVVNSPSAQMVLAAVPLLRRLSTSPPGTVEGLMEIATTVVVVMAALLPLYKPRPRRILDAVVLAQKRVLVGLLALAAIGYFDYTYRLPRLTLLAVAPVLLTTLPAWFVWMRRTPSSDPERAIIVGDDPAEIEHLAPDIDVPVLGYLCPTVAFDTIEGAVSTPAIADGGVASLDRLGGLSRIEDVLVEYDVDTVVLAFEHTDRAEFFGALDACFEHGVDAKVHRDHADQVLTSGTDVGTLVDVDVEPWDVQDYVLKRGFDVAFSVAGLVLLSPVILGIVVAIKLDDGGSVLYKQERTAVFGETFDVFKFRSMVPEGESATPVEDEENDRITRVGRVLRRTHLDEIPQLWSILVGDMSVVGPRAVWTEEESLLEAQERSWRKRWFVKPGLTGLAQVNDVKSTNPEEKLRCDLQYVKEQSFTLDVKIVVRQVWKVCVDLVKTVRN; encoded by the coding sequence ATGAACGGGGGCTGGCGGTACCGGGTCCGGAGCGCGCTGGGGGTCGCAGTCATTACGGCGATCGCCGTCAGCGTCGTGAACAGCCCATCCGCACAGATGGTGTTGGCGGCAGTGCCGTTGTTGCGCCGCCTCTCCACGAGCCCACCCGGAACCGTCGAGGGGCTGATGGAGATCGCGACGACGGTCGTCGTCGTGATGGCGGCGTTGCTGCCCCTGTACAAGCCACGCCCACGGCGGATCCTCGACGCCGTCGTGCTCGCCCAGAAGCGCGTGCTCGTCGGCCTGCTGGCGCTGGCGGCGATCGGGTACTTCGACTACACCTACCGACTCCCGCGCCTGACGTTGCTTGCGGTGGCGCCGGTGTTGCTGACCACGCTTCCGGCGTGGTTCGTCTGGATGCGGCGCACGCCGTCAAGCGACCCGGAGCGGGCGATCATCGTTGGCGACGATCCCGCGGAGATCGAACACCTCGCTCCCGATATCGATGTGCCGGTGCTGGGGTATCTCTGCCCGACGGTCGCGTTTGACACGATCGAGGGAGCGGTATCGACGCCAGCGATCGCCGACGGCGGCGTCGCGAGTCTGGATCGACTCGGCGGACTCTCCCGAATCGAGGACGTGCTCGTCGAGTACGACGTGGACACGGTGGTGTTAGCGTTCGAGCATACCGACCGGGCGGAGTTCTTCGGCGCGCTCGACGCGTGTTTCGAGCACGGCGTCGACGCGAAAGTGCACCGGGACCACGCGGACCAGGTGCTGACCTCGGGCACGGACGTGGGTACGCTGGTGGACGTGGATGTGGAGCCGTGGGACGTGCAGGATTACGTGTTGAAACGGGGGTTCGACGTGGCGTTCTCGGTTGCGGGGTTGGTGCTGTTGAGCCCGGTGATCCTCGGGATCGTGGTAGCGATCAAGCTGGATGATGGTGGGTCAGTGCTGTACAAGCAGGAGCGGACGGCGGTGTTCGGTGAAACGTTCGACGTGTTCAAGTTTCGGTCGATGGTGCCCGAGGGCGAGTCGGCGACGCCCGTTGAGGACGAAGAGAACGACCGCATCACTCGAGTCGGGCGTGTGCTACGGCGCACGCATCTCGACGAGATCCCCCAGCTCTGGTCGATCCTGGTGGGGGACATGAGTGTAGTTGGTCCGCGGGCGGTGTGGACCGAGGAGGAGTCGCTGCTGGAGGCACAAGAGCGGTCCTGGCGGAAGCGGTGGTTTGTGAAGCCTGGGTTGACTGGGTTGGCGCAAGTGAACGACGTGAAGAGTACGAATCCGGAGGAAAAACTGCGGTGCGATCTGCAGTACGTGAAAGAACAGTCGTTCACGCTAGACGTGAAGATTGTGGTGAGACAGGTATGGAAGGTGTGTGTCGACCTGGTGAAAACAGTTCGGAACTGA
- a CDS encoding transcription initiation factor IIB gives MPTSNIYDRGFDEDVQCGTNTPCPECGGEVRTNTAETVCEDCGLVIDDQAIDHGPEWHIDDEDERKRTGAPLTAARHDRGLSTQIGSGQDAAGRDLDPEKRRRLARLRREHARGRWQSTQDRNLGHGLTEIRRIASALGLPDTVRDQACQLFRTAQNDGLLPGRSIEAMAAASVFAACRCNGHSRLMTDVAPVAQVAQARIENAYQVLNEALELPTSPMAPPQFVPRLASELGCTDAVRRQAAQLAEQAVDAGVTTGVHPAGFAAACLYMAACANNEPLTQADAAAAAEVTVETVRNHRDRLLSVVE, from the coding sequence ATGCCCACGAGCAACATCTACGATCGCGGCTTCGACGAGGACGTCCAGTGTGGGACAAACACGCCGTGTCCGGAGTGCGGTGGAGAGGTGCGGACCAACACGGCCGAGACCGTCTGTGAGGACTGCGGCCTCGTGATCGACGACCAAGCGATCGATCACGGGCCGGAGTGGCACATCGACGACGAGGACGAACGAAAGCGGACTGGCGCGCCGCTGACTGCCGCTCGGCACGATCGGGGCCTTTCGACCCAGATCGGTTCGGGCCAGGACGCAGCCGGGCGCGACCTCGACCCGGAGAAGCGTCGCCGGCTCGCCCGACTGCGACGGGAGCACGCCCGCGGCCGGTGGCAGTCGACACAGGACCGGAACCTCGGCCACGGCCTCACGGAGATCCGGCGGATCGCGAGCGCACTCGGTCTGCCTGACACCGTGCGTGATCAGGCGTGTCAGCTGTTCCGGACGGCGCAGAACGACGGACTGCTGCCGGGGCGCTCGATCGAGGCGATGGCAGCGGCGAGCGTCTTCGCCGCCTGTCGCTGTAACGGCCACTCCCGACTCATGACCGACGTGGCGCCGGTCGCCCAGGTTGCGCAGGCACGTATCGAGAACGCCTACCAAGTGCTGAACGAGGCACTCGAGCTCCCCACGTCGCCGATGGCGCCGCCGCAGTTCGTGCCACGGCTGGCGTCCGAGTTGGGGTGTACCGACGCTGTGCGACGCCAAGCGGCGCAGCTTGCCGAACAGGCCGTCGACGCCGGCGTCACGACTGGCGTGCATCCCGCTGGGTTCGCTGCTGCCTGCCTGTACATGGCTGCCTGTGCGAACAACGAGCCGTTGACGCAAGCTGATGCCGCAGCAGCGGCTGAAGTAACGGTTGAGACGGTCCGGAATCATCGCGATAGGCTGCTCTCCGTCGTTGAGTGA
- a CDS encoding type IV secretory system conjugative DNA transfer family protein, whose product MVPNEFTTERSYLRVQPSDDPLRAEQVPRAIAQLHRTTGGEDPPTYEWLFAATGAANSTGDRHIVWYVGCDGPLAPVKRTLRQTLPDSVDLVETDTTYRAAVDAPPLPDPDDDSGAPDWDVAAVEWKGVGDRPADWQCPLPALPAFAVGDTPQTDKAAAGNWPLASLLDALATSDAPALVQLLVTPRPDWHAAKQDRSIDLELNSDLRRNALLQSLLGSSGSADTDTATNGADDPTTDTSIAPANRRRIEALETVDARRSFTVNARAVALDSDAANATQTIQSVATGFEAIRGDDYRITPTQYEYGADAAHDQFTALCQRTTHQSPTRFTHVIPGTTNASPAIVADPGAVAALCLVNGPALGPAASRALEPTPTDRTGIELPPRTVLDRYLDQSGMTVGHPKTADREPLDATLSLPPSIQPLHTALFGATGAGKTVVGQTMHLTNHGATDGATIYIDAKGDDAPVEYARGQFARDGDLDDVYYFDCTEYLPALPFLTIEPLLEAGLDREWAVNTVAEHYIDLLAAAMGHEQFYSAEAAVEVIQQLVRALFDPVHGADSISQQELLAAAAQFHETGNPPPVSDGALHQKLASTAANAPTTFDTIMSAVTRRIGIATNDTRLAPLFEAQHDTATFDLRSALDEDCVIVFDLRGYGDRSRTLLAIAILSQLWRALQRRQALGTATDHPLVNCYIEEAAELAMTGILDTLLSQGRAFGLALTLAMQFPEQLRESHPRVYAELLNDVGTIITGPVGVDRRLAERLATSDADADAVADRLRDLQRGEWLVRPAAPFADRHPRPFTVTSPSLPAGHPESDSPLTGAREAAFREAFDDAKSRTRQEVGVAVGRTASGSTDPAAVEGPIEGSVAGLAAATATIPHTERFPDCLSYIDEPPYPIVCDTCETRYAATPEGMRRAIACHHSLDAVDRAAIPICSLDLQLTSGERAASPYSDAQLRLLAAVYMAHQQRFDAQLEYDTVWDSMTNLEAYVGIDTDEVQELLDDGLLRVDCRRPHKLYTVTPDGRDAIGVGHREGIAYGDGTGDLSESSLHVAMVAVGARLLAEEFVDPDDQPGTRVECYYGVDDGRLDAAVLDADDAVVAALEAERINNDRREAIPADFDKMAACDPEAAWWLVKTRGDGHEVLRALNDPPDGESRVPRTYSENMAPREYRIDTSGLTAVYTFEYARDTLLGADPPR is encoded by the coding sequence ATGGTCCCGAACGAATTCACGACCGAACGGTCGTATCTCCGTGTCCAGCCGAGTGACGACCCGCTTCGCGCCGAGCAGGTGCCACGGGCGATCGCCCAACTGCACCGAACGACGGGCGGGGAAGATCCGCCGACGTACGAGTGGCTGTTCGCCGCGACTGGTGCCGCCAACAGCACGGGCGACCGCCACATCGTGTGGTACGTGGGCTGTGACGGCCCACTTGCCCCCGTCAAACGGACGCTCCGACAAACACTCCCGGATTCGGTCGACCTCGTCGAGACCGACACGACGTATCGCGCAGCCGTCGATGCGCCGCCGCTCCCCGACCCGGATGACGACTCGGGGGCACCTGACTGGGACGTCGCCGCCGTCGAGTGGAAGGGAGTTGGGGATCGACCGGCCGACTGGCAGTGTCCGCTCCCCGCGCTCCCAGCGTTCGCCGTCGGCGATACGCCACAGACAGACAAGGCGGCGGCCGGCAACTGGCCGCTCGCGAGCCTGCTCGACGCGCTGGCGACCAGTGATGCGCCCGCGCTCGTCCAACTGCTGGTGACGCCGCGGCCCGACTGGCACGCGGCGAAGCAGGACCGCAGCATCGATCTCGAACTCAATAGCGACCTGCGGCGCAACGCGCTGCTGCAGTCACTCCTTGGCTCGTCGGGCTCGGCCGACACGGACACGGCGACAAACGGGGCCGACGACCCCACGACGGACACGTCGATCGCCCCAGCGAACCGACGGCGGATCGAGGCGCTCGAAACGGTCGACGCCCGCCGATCGTTTACCGTCAACGCCCGGGCAGTCGCCCTCGACAGTGACGCCGCCAACGCGACCCAAACGATCCAGTCGGTGGCGACGGGGTTCGAGGCTATTCGCGGCGACGACTATCGGATCACGCCAACGCAGTACGAGTACGGCGCCGATGCGGCCCACGATCAGTTCACGGCTCTCTGCCAGCGTACGACCCACCAGTCGCCGACACGCTTCACCCACGTCATCCCGGGCACGACGAACGCGAGCCCGGCCATCGTCGCCGATCCAGGCGCTGTCGCGGCACTCTGTCTCGTGAACGGCCCGGCACTGGGTCCCGCGGCCAGCCGGGCGCTCGAACCGACACCAACCGACCGCACGGGGATCGAACTCCCGCCGCGGACCGTCCTCGACCGCTATCTCGACCAGTCGGGAATGACGGTCGGTCACCCGAAAACGGCCGACCGAGAACCGCTCGACGCAACGCTGTCGTTGCCGCCGTCGATCCAGCCACTGCATACCGCGTTGTTCGGGGCGACCGGCGCCGGCAAAACCGTGGTCGGCCAGACGATGCACCTGACGAACCACGGGGCGACCGACGGTGCCACGATCTATATCGACGCGAAAGGCGACGACGCCCCGGTCGAGTACGCCCGCGGTCAGTTCGCCCGGGACGGTGATTTAGACGACGTCTACTACTTCGACTGCACCGAGTACCTGCCCGCGCTGCCGTTCCTCACGATCGAACCGCTGCTCGAGGCGGGCTTGGACCGCGAGTGGGCCGTCAATACGGTCGCCGAACACTACATCGACCTGCTGGCGGCGGCGATGGGCCACGAGCAGTTCTACAGCGCGGAGGCGGCCGTCGAGGTGATCCAGCAGCTCGTCCGCGCGCTGTTCGACCCCGTCCACGGCGCCGACAGCATCAGTCAGCAGGAGCTGCTAGCGGCCGCCGCGCAGTTCCACGAGACCGGCAACCCACCGCCGGTTTCCGACGGTGCGCTCCACCAGAAGCTCGCGAGCACGGCTGCCAACGCCCCGACGACGTTCGACACCATCATGAGCGCCGTCACCCGGCGGATCGGCATCGCCACGAACGACACCCGGCTCGCCCCGCTGTTCGAGGCCCAGCACGACACGGCGACGTTCGATCTCCGCAGCGCCCTCGATGAGGACTGCGTCATCGTGTTCGACCTGCGGGGCTACGGCGACCGCTCGCGGACGCTGCTGGCGATCGCGATCCTCTCCCAGCTCTGGCGCGCCCTCCAACGACGGCAGGCCCTCGGCACGGCGACCGATCACCCGCTCGTGAACTGCTACATCGAGGAGGCGGCCGAGTTGGCGATGACGGGCATCCTCGACACGCTGCTCTCGCAGGGCCGGGCGTTCGGTCTCGCGCTCACGCTCGCGATGCAGTTCCCCGAGCAGCTCAGAGAGTCCCACCCACGAGTGTACGCGGAGTTGCTCAACGACGTGGGCACCATCATCACGGGCCCCGTCGGCGTCGATCGTCGGCTGGCCGAGCGCCTCGCAACGAGTGACGCCGACGCGGACGCGGTCGCGGACCGGCTTCGCGACCTCCAGCGTGGGGAGTGGTTGGTCCGTCCCGCAGCCCCGTTCGCTGACCGCCACCCCCGGCCGTTCACGGTGACGTCGCCGTCGCTCCCCGCTGGCCACCCGGAGAGTGACAGCCCGCTCACCGGCGCTCGTGAGGCGGCCTTCAGGGAGGCGTTCGACGACGCGAAAAGTCGGACCCGGCAGGAAGTGGGCGTCGCCGTGGGACGTACAGCCAGCGGGAGTACGGATCCTGCGGCTGTGGAGGGGCCGATCGAAGGATCGGTCGCCGGGCTCGCGGCGGCGACCGCTACGATCCCGCATACGGAGCGGTTCCCCGACTGCCTCTCCTACATCGACGAACCGCCGTACCCGATCGTCTGTGACACGTGTGAGACCCGCTACGCGGCCACGCCTGAGGGGATGCGCCGGGCGATCGCGTGCCACCACTCGCTCGACGCCGTCGACCGGGCCGCCATCCCCATCTGCTCGCTCGATCTCCAGCTCACGAGTGGGGAACGCGCGGCCAGCCCGTACAGCGATGCCCAGCTCCGACTGCTCGCGGCCGTCTACATGGCCCACCAGCAGCGCTTCGACGCCCAGCTGGAGTACGACACCGTCTGGGACTCGATGACCAACCTGGAGGCCTACGTCGGGATCGACACCGACGAGGTGCAGGAGCTGTTGGATGACGGGCTCTTGCGCGTCGACTGTCGCCGTCCCCACAAGCTGTACACAGTGACGCCCGACGGGCGGGACGCGATCGGCGTGGGGCATCGCGAGGGGATCGCCTACGGCGACGGGACGGGCGATCTCTCCGAGTCGAGTCTCCATGTCGCGATGGTCGCCGTCGGCGCCCGGTTGCTCGCGGAGGAGTTCGTCGACCCTGACGACCAGCCCGGGACGCGTGTCGAATGCTACTACGGCGTCGATGACGGGCGGTTGGATGCCGCCGTGTTGGACGCCGATGATGCCGTCGTGGCGGCGCTTGAGGCGGAGCGGATCAACAACGACCGGCGGGAGGCGATTCCTGCAGACTTCGACAAGATGGCGGCCTGTGACCCGGAGGCCGCGTGGTGGCTGGTCAAGACCCGCGGCGACGGGCACGAAGTGTTGCGGGCGCTCAACGATCCGCCTGATGGTGAGTCGCGGGTCCCGCGAACGTACAGTGAGAACATGGCGCCCCGCGAGTACCGAATTGATACGTCGGGGTTGACGGCCGTGTACACGTTCGAGTACGCACGGGATACGCTCCTCGGTGCGGACCCGCCGAGGTAG